A genomic stretch from Bacillota bacterium includes:
- a CDS encoding TGS domain-containing protein, with product MSSEREQVKPESVRITLPDGCVMDVSRGTTVSELASKIGRGLAKDAVAAIVDGTLVDLSHPLTSDSKVQVVTLQSDEGLDVMRHTTAHVMAQAVLRLFPETKLAIGPTISNGFYYDFDRPGSFTPEDLVEIENEMARIVKEDLLIRREDVSREEAERRFREHNEPYKLELVEGLEGGLVSFYSQGEFVDLCRGPHLPSTGKVGAFKLLNVAGAYWRGDENRPMLSRIYGTAFATRAELDEHLRLLEEAARRDHRKLGRELDLFSIHEEAGAGLIFYHPKGASVRLTIEDFWRREHIARGYEPVITPHIAESTLWTISGHNEYYRENMYFLSIDEREYVLKPMNCPGHILIYKTKTKSYR from the coding sequence ATGTCATCTGAACGTGAGCAAGTCAAGCCGGAGTCGGTGCGCATCACACTCCCTGATGGATGTGTGATGGATGTGAGCCGGGGGACGACCGTGAGTGAGCTTGCGTCAAAGATCGGTCGTGGGCTCGCAAAGGATGCTGTGGCCGCCATAGTGGACGGGACTCTGGTCGATCTCTCCCATCCTCTCACGAGTGACTCAAAGGTGCAGGTTGTGACCTTGCAGTCTGATGAAGGTCTGGACGTGATGAGGCACACCACCGCCCACGTCATGGCGCAGGCAGTGCTCAGACTGTTCCCTGAGACCAAGCTTGCCATCGGACCCACTATTTCCAACGGCTTCTACTACGACTTCGATCGACCGGGTTCGTTCACTCCCGAAGACCTGGTTGAGATAGAGAACGAGATGGCCCGGATAGTCAAGGAAGATCTCCTAATACGCAGGGAGGACGTCTCCCGGGAGGAAGCGGAGCGGAGATTCCGTGAGCACAACGAACCTTACAAGCTCGAACTCGTTGAGGGGCTGGAAGGTGGACTTGTGTCCTTCTACAGCCAGGGGGAATTCGTGGATCTCTGCCGTGGCCCACACCTTCCTAGCACCGGGAAGGTAGGAGCATTCAAGTTGCTCAACGTGGCAGGTGCTTACTGGCGCGGCGACGAGAACAGGCCGATGCTTTCCCGGATCTACGGGACCGCGTTCGCCACGCGCGCGGAGCTCGACGAGCATCTGCGCCTGCTCGAGGAGGCCGCCAGGCGCGACCACAGGAAACTCGGACGCGAGCTGGATCTGTTCAGCATCCACGAAGAGGCCGGGGCCGGCTTGATCTTCTACCATCCGAAAGGGGCGTCGGTCCGACTCACTATTGAGGACTTCTGGCGCAGAGAGCACATCGCCCGTGGGTATGAACCCGTAATCACTCCCCATATCGCCGAATCCACGCTTTGGACGATCTCGGGGCACAACGAGTACTACCGGGAAAACATGTACTTCCTCAGCATCGACGAACGGGAGTATGTGCTCAAGCCGATGAACTGCCCGGGCCACATCCTGATTTACAAGACCAAGACGAAGAGCTACCGTG